The following proteins are co-located in the Microcystis wesenbergii NRERC-220 genome:
- a CDS encoding CoA-binding protein, translated as MPNIKGDDGALKTIFSNSKIIAVVGHSEKSSRASYQVAKFLQAVGYRVYPVNPMVKQIDGQSCYPSLEAIPEPVDIVNVFRHPDYLPEIVESAIAIRAATLWTQLRIYHPVAEKKAIEAGLNVIMDACIQIEYQRLFP; from the coding sequence ATGCCGAATATTAAAGGAGACGATGGTGCGCTCAAAACCATCTTCAGCAATAGTAAAATTATCGCAGTGGTCGGGCATTCCGAGAAATCGAGCCGCGCCAGCTATCAGGTGGCCAAATTCCTGCAAGCGGTGGGTTATCGAGTCTATCCGGTCAATCCGATGGTCAAGCAAATTGACGGTCAAAGCTGCTATCCTTCTCTAGAGGCTATCCCCGAACCTGTGGATATTGTTAACGTTTTTCGTCATCCTGATTATCTACCCGAAATTGTCGAGTCAGCTATTGCTATTCGGGCCGCTACCCTTTGGACACAATTGAGAATTTATCACCCAGTTGCCGAAAAAAAAGCGATCGAGGCGGGTTTAAATGTGATTATGGATGCTTGTATCCAGATAGAATATCAGCGTTTATTTCCCTAA
- a CDS encoding iron uptake porin translates to MLRMFWKSLLVSPAILGATLVASANASSFDPAKSTSVSTEFNNLEIAQVQDNAAGTGELLNQIERYGNEGQVAPVQGNTIDQVTSVNQLRDVSPTAWAFEALRSLVERYGCIVGYPDRTFRGDRALTRWEFAAGLNACLNVMERLIQDGVNVLKEDLDALKRLMDEFQAELAALGARVDNLESRVSFLENNQFSTTTKLAGEVIFAVTDTVGAGSPASQAAMQYRARLVLNTSFTGQDVLKTRLAAGSATPFGFDYKSTTTLQNGDPASVRFDNLQSPSLFQTWTAAGNGSDVVLDWLAYYTPIDLGYFGRFNTYVAAWGGIWNDFVPTTNPFFEDFDGGNGALSTFASENPIYRIGGGSGAGVSLQLGFLQSIVGPTSLSLGYLAGGGGSSSAANPNPGNGLFNGDYAALAQINANLFNFLNVGFTYVNAYQGADTAIFGNGGSFGVTGTSAANLSQTQLNTLLNVNGNDPDSVTLQDEVGFFNFGAKVSNSYGLTGAVNLGFASLSAFGSYSTVRLLGLGDAEVWTYGAGIAFPDLGKEGNILGLFAGAQPYIGHLSFRDMGLKVSNIVPYHVELFYKYQVTDNISITPGVIWISAPEQFKGTGNEWIGTLRGTFTF, encoded by the coding sequence ATGTTAAGAATGTTCTGGAAATCATTGCTGGTTAGCCCAGCGATTTTAGGGGCTACCCTAGTAGCTTCCGCTAATGCTAGTAGCTTCGATCCCGCCAAATCTACCAGTGTTTCTACCGAATTTAACAATCTAGAAATCGCTCAAGTTCAGGACAACGCTGCAGGAACTGGCGAATTACTCAATCAGATCGAGCGCTACGGTAACGAAGGTCAAGTTGCACCCGTACAGGGGAACACCATCGATCAAGTCACCAGCGTTAACCAACTGCGGGATGTTTCCCCCACCGCTTGGGCTTTCGAGGCTTTAAGAAGTTTAGTTGAACGCTATGGTTGTATTGTTGGTTATCCCGATCGCACCTTCCGCGGCGACCGAGCTTTAACCCGTTGGGAATTTGCGGCTGGTTTAAACGCTTGCTTAAACGTGATGGAGCGTTTAATTCAAGATGGTGTCAACGTCCTCAAGGAAGACTTAGATGCCCTCAAGCGCTTGATGGATGAGTTCCAAGCTGAGTTAGCGGCCTTGGGAGCTAGAGTTGATAACTTAGAAAGCCGGGTGTCTTTCCTCGAAAATAACCAATTCTCCACCACCACCAAATTAGCTGGGGAAGTTATCTTCGCTGTCACCGATACGGTTGGTGCCGGTAGCCCCGCCTCCCAGGCCGCCATGCAATACCGCGCTCGTTTAGTTTTAAACACGAGCTTCACCGGTCAGGACGTTTTGAAAACCCGTTTAGCGGCGGGTAGTGCCACTCCCTTCGGATTTGATTACAAATCGACCACCACACTACAAAATGGTGATCCCGCTTCCGTCAGATTCGATAACCTGCAAAGCCCTTCCCTATTCCAAACTTGGACTGCCGCCGGTAACGGTAGCGATGTGGTTCTCGACTGGTTGGCCTACTATACCCCGATTGACTTAGGTTATTTTGGTCGCTTCAATACCTACGTCGCCGCTTGGGGCGGTATTTGGAATGACTTCGTTCCCACCACTAATCCCTTCTTTGAAGACTTCGACGGTGGTAATGGTGCGCTTTCGACCTTCGCTTCCGAAAACCCCATCTACCGTATCGGTGGTGGTTCTGGGGCTGGTGTTAGCCTACAGTTAGGCTTCCTCCAAAGCATTGTCGGTCCGACCTCCCTATCCTTGGGTTACTTAGCCGGTGGTGGTGGCTCCAGTTCTGCGGCCAATCCTAACCCGGGTAATGGCCTCTTTAACGGAGATTACGCCGCTTTAGCACAGATTAACGCTAACCTCTTTAACTTCCTCAACGTCGGCTTCACCTACGTTAACGCTTACCAAGGTGCCGATACCGCCATCTTCGGTAACGGTGGTTCCTTCGGTGTAACGGGGACTTCCGCCGCTAACCTTTCCCAAACTCAGTTAAATACCCTGCTCAACGTCAACGGCAACGATCCTGATAGCGTCACCCTACAGGATGAAGTCGGTTTCTTCAACTTTGGAGCCAAAGTGTCCAATAGCTACGGTTTAACCGGTGCAGTGAATCTTGGTTTTGCCAGCTTGAGTGCCTTCGGTTCCTACTCCACCGTGCGCTTACTCGGTTTAGGTGATGCGGAAGTGTGGACCTACGGTGCTGGTATTGCCTTCCCCGACTTAGGTAAAGAAGGAAATATCTTAGGTCTGTTTGCTGGTGCGCAGCCCTACATCGGTCACTTAAGCTTCCGAGACATGGGGCTAAAAGTATCTAACATCGTTCCCTACCACGTTGAATTGTTCTACAAGTACCAAGTCACCGACAATATTTCTATCACCCCCGGTGTCATCTGGATTTCTGCACCTGAACAGTTCAAAGGCACTGGTAATGAGTGGATTGGCACTCTCCGCGGAACCTTTACCTTCTAG
- a CDS encoding cobyrinate a,c-diamide synthase produces MIIAGERSGVGKTTITLAILAYLISRGDRVQSFKVGPDYIDPMFHTHFTGRPCRNLDPVLTSEDYVKTCFAQHCQNVDYALIEGVMGLFDGIQLSDTQFPDYASTAHIARILGLPLLLVIDCSRLSTSVAAIVRGYQSLDKNLHLAGVILNRVGSDRHQQLLQTALESINMPIVGVLRRQDSLTIPDRHLGLVPRDELGEIRQLQDQLASIAQNCFNWDILLPLLTISPPENPKNPTGANKLFPPIRIGIARDKAFNFYYPDNLDILANLGAELIFWSPLQGANLPENLQGLYFGGGFPEIFAPELAANTPILTQVRKAIASGMPTYAECGGLMYLCEKIIDFEQKNHSMLQIIPQSAIMSPKLTLGYRQAIAKQETILLKAGQPVRGHEFHRSQLSGVSDAPIYQLQAFPKSAINAEGWQGKNLHASYLHLHFGANLGLPKKFLAAGLDFFRTAALS; encoded by the coding sequence ATGATCATCGCGGGAGAAAGAAGCGGAGTCGGTAAAACTACGATTACTCTGGCAATCTTGGCCTATTTAATCAGTCGTGGCGATCGAGTGCAATCTTTTAAAGTTGGGCCAGATTATATCGATCCCATGTTCCATACTCATTTTACCGGTCGCCCCTGTCGCAATCTCGATCCGGTTTTAACTTCTGAAGACTATGTAAAAACCTGTTTTGCCCAACATTGTCAAAATGTCGATTATGCTCTGATTGAAGGGGTAATGGGGCTATTTGATGGTATTCAATTAAGCGATACTCAATTTCCCGATTATGCCAGTACCGCCCATATTGCCCGTATTTTAGGGCTTCCTCTGCTGTTAGTTATCGATTGCAGTCGTTTATCTACCTCTGTCGCCGCTATTGTCCGCGGTTATCAATCTTTAGACAAAAATCTCCATCTAGCCGGAGTTATCCTCAATCGGGTTGGTAGCGATCGCCACCAGCAATTACTGCAAACCGCCCTAGAATCGATCAATATGCCGATTGTCGGGGTTCTGCGTCGTCAAGATTCCCTGACAATTCCCGATCGCCATCTAGGATTAGTTCCCAGGGATGAACTAGGAGAAATCAGGCAACTGCAAGATCAACTGGCTTCTATTGCCCAAAACTGCTTTAATTGGGACATTCTCTTGCCTTTACTGACCATTTCTCCCCCAGAGAACCCGAAAAATCCCACAGGAGCAAATAAGCTTTTTCCCCCTATCCGTATCGGTATTGCCAGAGATAAGGCTTTTAACTTTTATTATCCCGATAATCTCGATATTTTAGCCAATTTAGGCGCAGAATTAATCTTTTGGAGTCCCTTGCAAGGGGCAAATTTGCCCGAAAACCTACAAGGATTGTACTTTGGTGGCGGTTTTCCCGAAATCTTTGCCCCAGAATTAGCCGCTAACACCCCTATCTTAACTCAGGTGAGAAAAGCGATCGCCTCTGGAATGCCCACCTACGCCGAATGTGGGGGATTAATGTATTTATGTGAAAAAATAATTGATTTTGAGCAAAAAAACCATTCTATGTTGCAAATAATCCCCCAATCTGCTATAATGTCACCGAAATTAACCCTAGGTTATCGGCAAGCCATCGCCAAACAGGAGACGATCCTGCTCAAAGCAGGTCAACCAGTGCGCGGCCATGAATTCCATCGCTCCCAATTAAGCGGGGTGAGCGACGCACCGATTTATCAACTGCAAGCATTCCCAAAAAGTGCTATCAATGCCGAAGGGTGGCAAGGTAAGAATCTGCACGCTTCCTATCTCCACCTACATTTTGGGGCTAATCTGGGCCTGCCGAAAAAATTTTTAGCTGCCGGCCTTGATTTTTTCCGCACAGCTGCGTTAAGCTAA
- the pckA gene encoding phosphoenolpyruvate carboxykinase (ATP): MPTLHTLTNDSISCPLPDRMENVNFYYELENQIHPTYGLENLGMKNLGRVYRNLSVPQLVEQAIERHEGVLADNGALVVETGKYTGRSPKDKFIVKEANSEKEIDWNQHNAPISEEKFQQLYRKVLAYVQGKDLYIFDGYVGSDPNCRFGVRVVTEIAYHNLFAHQLFLRPSAIELAAHQTDFTVIALPGLQGDPEDDDLNSEAFIVLNLAKKIVLIGGTRYAGEIKKSVFSMMNYLMTKQGVLPMHGAANMDKHGHTALFFGLSGTGKTTLSADPKRSLIGDDEHGWSEDGIFNFEGGCYAKTIRLSAEYEPQIWAAIQFGTILENVILSPDNRLPDYDDGRLTENTRAAYPLRYIPNCAVSGMGTHPKTIIFLTADAFGVLPPIAKLTTNQAMYHFLSGYTSKLAGTERGITAPQVTFSSCFGQCFFPLSPLVYAQMLGERLEQHPETSVYLINTGWSGGPYGVGDRISIKHTRAMVSAALNGDLEEVFFHPHPIFQVLVPEIVPGVPKKILDPRQAWQDGESYDLQARELAHRFVENFRQFTTASQEIIAAGPIWE, encoded by the coding sequence ATGCCGACTCTACACACGCTGACCAATGATAGTATCTCTTGTCCCTTGCCCGATCGCATGGAGAATGTCAATTTCTACTACGAATTAGAAAATCAAATTCATCCCACCTACGGCCTCGAAAACCTAGGCATGAAAAATCTCGGTCGCGTTTATCGCAATCTTTCCGTACCGCAATTAGTCGAACAGGCGATCGAACGTCATGAGGGCGTTTTAGCCGATAATGGGGCTTTAGTGGTGGAAACAGGTAAATATACCGGTCGTTCCCCCAAAGATAAATTCATTGTCAAAGAAGCCAATAGCGAAAAGGAAATCGACTGGAATCAGCATAACGCCCCGATTAGCGAGGAAAAATTCCAGCAGTTATACCGAAAAGTCCTCGCCTATGTGCAGGGAAAAGACCTATATATCTTCGATGGTTACGTCGGATCCGATCCTAATTGTCGCTTTGGCGTGCGCGTTGTCACCGAAATCGCCTATCATAACCTCTTTGCCCATCAGTTATTCCTCCGGCCCAGTGCGATCGAACTAGCTGCCCATCAAACTGATTTTACCGTGATTGCCCTGCCGGGGTTACAGGGAGATCCCGAAGATGACGACCTGAACAGCGAAGCCTTTATCGTCCTCAACCTGGCCAAAAAAATCGTTCTCATCGGTGGCACTCGCTACGCTGGCGAAATCAAAAAATCCGTCTTCTCGATGATGAACTACCTGATGACCAAACAAGGGGTTTTACCGATGCACGGTGCCGCTAACATGGATAAACACGGTCATACAGCCCTCTTTTTCGGTCTCTCCGGTACGGGTAAAACCACCCTTTCCGCCGATCCTAAACGCAGCCTCATCGGTGATGATGAACACGGTTGGTCAGAAGACGGCATTTTTAACTTTGAAGGCGGTTGTTACGCTAAAACCATCCGTTTAAGTGCCGAATACGAACCCCAAATCTGGGCAGCGATTCAATTTGGCACTATTCTCGAAAACGTGATCCTGTCCCCCGATAATCGCCTTCCCGACTACGATGATGGACGTTTGACCGAAAACACCCGCGCCGCCTATCCCCTGCGTTATATCCCTAATTGTGCCGTATCTGGCATGGGAACCCACCCGAAAACTATTATCTTCTTAACTGCCGATGCTTTTGGGGTACTGCCACCAATCGCCAAATTAACCACGAACCAGGCGATGTATCATTTCCTCTCCGGCTATACTAGCAAATTAGCGGGAACGGAACGGGGAATCACCGCCCCACAGGTGACTTTTTCCAGTTGTTTCGGTCAATGTTTCTTCCCTCTGTCACCCCTTGTCTATGCCCAAATGTTAGGGGAACGTTTAGAACAACACCCCGAAACCTCCGTTTATCTGATTAATACCGGTTGGTCCGGCGGTCCCTACGGAGTCGGCGATCGCATTTCGATCAAACACACCCGCGCTATGGTTTCCGCCGCTTTAAATGGCGATTTAGAGGAAGTCTTTTTCCATCCTCATCCCATCTTTCAAGTTCTCGTCCCCGAAATTGTCCCCGGAGTTCCCAAAAAAATCCTCGACCCGCGACAAGCATGGCAAGATGGCGAATCCTACGACCTACAGGCGCGAGAATTGGCCCATCGTTTCGTGGAAAATTTCCGTCAATTTACCACTGCCTCCCAAGAAATAATTGCAGCCGGTCCAATTTGGGAATAA
- a CDS encoding IS630 transposase-related protein: MAAPYSDDLRQKAVSAVERGEKKSHVCRTLNISRNTLDLWLKRKKQTGTVAAKTNYRRGPKPKIDDLEAFQKLAEQYGHLTQEKMAQKWANPVSRMRIGQALKRIGFTRKKKLMATEKEMKKPEKSFSKKSEVMPRKDLSILMKLE, translated from the coding sequence ATGGCAGCACCCTATAGTGATGATTTAAGACAGAAAGCAGTGAGTGCCGTAGAGCGAGGGGAGAAAAAAAGCCATGTCTGTCGCACCCTCAATATTAGTCGTAATACATTAGACCTATGGCTGAAACGGAAGAAACAAACTGGGACGGTGGCCGCTAAAACTAACTATCGTCGAGGGCCGAAGCCCAAAATTGACGATTTAGAAGCCTTTCAAAAGTTGGCCGAACAATATGGGCATTTGACCCAAGAAAAAATGGCGCAAAAATGGGCTAACCCAGTCAGTAGGATGAGAATTGGTCAAGCGCTCAAAAGAATTGGATTTACTAGAAAAAAAAAACTTATGGCTACAGAGAAAGAGATGAAGAAGCCCGAAAAGAGTTTCTCCAAAAAATCAGAGGTTATGCCCCGGAAAGATTTGTCTATATTGATGAAGCTGGAATAG
- a CDS encoding PEP-CTERM sorting domain-containing protein produces the protein MTQFLNYPRHFAIVSLMGASLLGATLTTNPAQALTWSVDTGTKTDTNLLISGTFTIDDELANSPKITFSNVTVDGFTFGASNVLSISNTAGIGVTAIDWRDAGSNVLSFVFSNPLTPSGGMILLNETVSVYTPFASPLPQAVSGAVSPAGAVPKVPEPSTLLGTGIAVALGAIFRLRRG, from the coding sequence ATGACTCAATTTCTCAATTATCCTCGTCATTTTGCCATTGTTAGCCTTATGGGAGCATCCCTTCTCGGTGCTACTTTAACCACGAATCCCGCCCAAGCGTTGACCTGGAGCGTGGATACAGGAACAAAAACTGATACTAATCTATTGATTTCAGGTACATTCACCATTGATGATGAATTAGCCAATTCCCCCAAGATAACTTTCAGCAATGTTACCGTTGATGGTTTTACTTTTGGCGCCAGTAATGTGTTGTCAATATCCAATACAGCAGGGATTGGTGTGACGGCGATTGACTGGAGGGACGCAGGCAGCAACGTATTGTCTTTTGTCTTTAGTAATCCCCTAACCCCCAGCGGTGGAATGATTCTGCTCAATGAAACCGTTAGTGTTTATACACCATTTGCTTCTCCTTTGCCGCAAGCGGTATCTGGAGCGGTCAGCCCGGCCGGAGCGGTTCCCAAGGTGCCTGAACCCTCAACCTTGCTGGGAACGGGAATAGCCGTTGCTCTTGGGGCTATTTTTAGGCTTCGGCGGGGCTAA